The Triticum aestivum cultivar Chinese Spring chromosome 5A, IWGSC CS RefSeq v2.1, whole genome shotgun sequence genomic sequence AGGTTTGGTGTCCGTGGGCTGAAGTGGCGATGAGGGGTCTGGATTGGAGGTGGCGACGGTGGGAGCCCGGGGGGAAGGGCGGCCAGGGTCGAGGCCATGGCAGCACCGGCTGGAAGGGAGGGAGAGGGCATCGGCGTTGATGCCGGCCGTTGGGCAACTGACAGCCGTCCCGCTCTCGGATAAGCTCGGAAATGGACTGCGGCGTCGCGTTTTTTTTTAAGGTCCCAAAGGACCCCGAAACTTTAGATAAGAGTAGCACCCAGTGTTGCAAAAATGATGAAATTCTCGACATAATTCAGCCTTTAAACGAAAATAATATTGGCGTAAAATGCTGATATAGTTCACCcagtgttgtttacttattttcttCACTCCACGGCATAACACTTTTGTTTATGCCAGCCAAgagatatttatttatttattgttttgCAGCCCACAATCCCTTTTATTTATACCGCAACGTAGCCTCTTTTCAATTATGCCAGTGGGAAGACATTTGTTTACTTTTTGTTTCGTGGACCAAAATCCCTTTTATTTATATTATCGGGGTTTTTCGTTTCGCATACTATAATCCCGTTGCCAACCGGGATTTTTCGTTTCGCAACCCACAATTCCCATTATTTATGTCAACTGAGATTTTTTGTTTCGCAGTCCACAATTCCCTTTTATTTATGCTGACCGGGATTTTTCATTTCACAACCCACAATCCCTTTTGTTTATATTTTTCCCCAATCCACAATTTTATTTAGTTATTATGCCAATTGGATGATTTATTTCTTTCCTACCCACAACTCACCCTCCATTAGTTGATTCACATACTACTTGTTAATTTTCATACTCACAAGCATATATAAATTGGTGAAATTAGGTGTAAAGAAGTTAGGTGGGACTTGTAACCTGTTTTTTTTAGACGAACTCGCAAAGCTTTATTAATGATCTGTCACGCTTACAGGGACGAAAGAAAGTTCTCCCgggtggcctaaccaaacatggcgaccGGTCCCAAGAGTTAAAGCATGCTTTGCTAGTTTGTGCGCCTCGACATTCGAGGTTCTAAACTCGTGTCTAAATAAACAGGAAATAAAACTACTAGAATGCTCCTTGATCTCCTGCACTACTGCACCATAAGCCGAAGATGTTCCTCGCTGTAACAAACTTGTTTTATAAGCATGAGCGGAATCTATGCAACTTGGCCCAAAAACATAAACGTCGCAGTGAGGCCCGATAACATCACCGACTCACTTTCAATTACAATATAACGGATTGCAGGTTTTGTTCCCACAAATATCAGGAGATTTCTGCAAAAGTATATGTCAGACCAAGAATATCATTTCCCTTTATTAGTAGGTGTAGATTCAATATAGTACAACCAGAAACAACATCACAACAAATATGAAAATACAGAGCATCCCGTGAAAAATGTAGAAAGGACCCCAAAGATTTGAATCATAACACAATCAGGTCCAAAGGTGTGATGGTTTGTGGCCTTTGGAGATTGATAATTTGGTTTGTATGATTTTTGCGAAATTATATAGGTTTTTCTTTTTCAAAGATGCCATAAGGGCTGCAACGCCTGCATGCACACGTGCGCACAGGGAGGCTGAGTCATTCATCATGCAAAACGTCTTTCGGTACTCCAATTGCCCCCTTCATCATGTATGTGCTGCAACACCACACTCTCGGAGGGGGATTCCATTAAAAACCACGTTGCCCTGATGCATGGATTCTTGCTACAAGATTTTTTTTCTAAAATGCATCGCATTCATTTTATAGGAATGGATTCTTTAGGATTGCGTCCATATCAACCTAATTCTAAAATTCATAGCATTATATGTGTCCTCATGGAAAAAAAATCCAAGGCTTAGATGGAAAGGGCATCATGATTCTTTACTTTCCTAAGAACAGAGCATAAGTATGCATCACACGATTGGCGATTGCACTATTCTCCAATGCCACTTATCAGAAATGTACACACATTTTGACAAAACAAAATGACAAGAACTGGACATGCTTATGCATCACCCGATTACACTATTCTCAATTGTCACCTATCAGGCTATCAACATAGTGACATGAGAGGGAAGGCACATGTGGACGTGGGCCGTCGGGCACGCCGGAGTGAATGGTTCAAAGTGGCAGCTTGAACATCTCGTCTCCTCTCGCGACGATGAGCTTCCTGCAGATCCACCCGATGTGATCGTTGTCTCTGTTAACTTCACAAAACGGCATGGGTTTATCTACAAAACCGACGGCGACGAGCAAATCAACCAGCGCGGCGCCACTTGTCGCTTCTTGATTGACTTTGGATCAAACTGTCACATTCCATGACACGACACGACACATTGTCGtcgcccaacagaataacgggatTGGCACAACGCGGAACAAAGACTGACATAATTCAGGAGCTCACCGACGGATACAGCATCACGACGTCATCATCCGACAACAGAGGATGTTGGGTGGCGGGATGGAGTTTTGCAAGTACCTCGACTAAACCATCACATTCTCTCTGCAAATTTCTGGGCCTGTGGTGCTTTTACCTCAAATAAATAATTTATTGTTAGAGGGGAAAAGCATAAAAATACGTCCACTTGCTCTCTGCCTTTTCCCGATCAGcaacctcctcccctcccctcatcaAGGGttttcctcctctcctctcctctcctaccCTTCGCCGCTTCACCGCTGCTGCCTTCCCTCCCTCGCAAGCCTCctccgcgtcgccgccgcccgcccgtcGGATCCGCCATGGCTTCCGGTAACTACCTCCcaacgcccctcccctcccctccggtCCTCCCCGCCCTTCACGCGCTCTTCGCTCGATTTTCCCGTGCTCTCCCTTCCCGCGCCGTTCCATGGCCCCTCTTCGCCGGCTAGCGGCCAGCCGCTAGATCCGCGGTAGGGCCCGTGGTTTCCGGGGTTCTGGTTGCCGCGGCGTGGGAACCGGAGCGTTCCGCGCGCGCGGCTTAGATCGATTCCAGGGGATGCGGCATGTGGCCGAGGGGAACTACCTACTAGTCGTAGTACCTAGTGTGGTCCGTGGAGTGGCGGGTTCGGAGTTCATCGTGCCGCAGGGCGAGGGCAGTTATGGTTTTGTAGGTTTTGGGTCGATTCTGTGAGAACATGGCAACGAGGGTCGTTGTTCTGTACTTTGATGGCACCAGGACTCTTCGTTTGTCGATTGTAAATGTGAAGCACAGGCAGCGTGCTTGTAATGCCTAGCTAGATGTGCGCTTCTACTTCGCTGCTCTTGCTGTTGCTGTGCAATGATGAACTGATGATGAACAGGACATGCCTCGGTGCAAATCATGAAACCATTTGCTGCTGGTATAGGGTGTAGCCTGGCTGCCTAGGAGTTTGCTGTCTTAAGATAATTGTTATAATTGTAATTTTGTTGAGCATGAAATTGTCATTCATTTCGCTACCGGTTAAGATACTTAAATAGCCCTTGTAACTTGGTTTGTGTCATTAAGACAGAAACACAAGCAATGGTAGTTTGGCATTTATTATTATTTCTAATGCATAATTTGATAGCCTCTGACGTGCTCCCCTTTCTATCTGCCGATTACATTTCAGACCAGAACAAAGATTCAAAATCGGAGGGGCTGTCTGAGGCAAAAAAGGGGGCTTCCCCAACAGCTGGTGCAGGCCTTCCCAGTCCTTTTGATTTCTCCAACATGAGCAGCTTGCTCAATGTATGTTTTCTCCCTGTGCCCTTAATATGTTTTTCAATTATGGACTTGAAATGCTTTTTGCTCTGCTGTGCTAGATTCATGAAACATATCCTCCTTTGTGCATTACAGCAGTTCTACTTTGTTTTTCTTGTATATATCTAACTTTCATGTTGTCACCTGAAGGATCCATCAATAAGAGAGATGGCTGAGCAAATTGCCAGCGACCCTGTATTCAACCAGATGGCTGAGCAGCTTCAGAAAAGTGCGCAGGGTACAGGGGAACAGGGTGTTCCAAATTTGGATCCTCAAGCATACATGGAAACCATGACACAAGTTATGCAGAATCCTCAGTTTATGTCAATGGCGGAGCGTCTTGGGAATACTCTTATGCAGGTATCACATTTTATTTCCTCGCTTGTCACCCAAATTTTATGCAATGCATTTTTTTTCTCAAGTGTTCTCCTATGTATGGCAGGATCCTGCAATGTCCAGTATGCTTGAGAACTTGACTAGTCCAGCTCACAAAGAGCAGCTTGAAGAGCGAATGTCCCGTATCAAGGATGATCCGTCTTTGAAGCCAATTCTTGATGAGATAGAGCGTGGTGGTCCATCTGCAATGGTGAAGTAGGTATTGTGTGCGAGTATGGATACCTGATTACAGCTTAAAGTTGCTGAGATATTCTTCTTTACTTCAGGTACTGGAATGACCCTGAGATTCTTCAAAAGATTGGCCAGGCTATGTCATTGAACTTCCCAGTAGATGCTGCTACTTCCACTGTACTATCTGGACCTCAAGAAACTGATGAAGAAggcgaggatgatgatgagtccATTGTCCATAACACCGCCAGTGTCGGTGATGCAGAGGTAATTGCGTCAAAGAATATTGATAGGCCTTGCCTTCTAATTCTTTTCTGCTGCTAGTTGATTTACCAATTTTATTGGTATTTATCCATGTCAGTATCTTCATAAGGATGCTCTGTGCTACTTAGTGGTTAACATTTAGTGTTTACCACATTTGTCACTATGCAACCATTTTTtggttaaggaaaggcatgtatcTCCAACTAGGCTCACAAACTTTTATTTGTGTGGCTAAGGAATGCTCCCCCTCCCTTGATGGTTTTACATCATGATCAGGCTTCTTTGGTTTATATAGCCTACAGGCACTGTGCTTGTAAAATGAGTCATCTAATCTGTTTATTTAAAGGCAACTCACAAATTATCCTGTAATTTATGTGGATCCTGAAAATGGGTCCATTCTCAGATGATTGCTGTTCTTTGTGGTAGAACTATCTGAGCTTGAACAGGGCCATTTCTCACTGGATACCATAGCCTTGTTTTCTTTCTAAATGGGATTTCCCCTTAACTTGCGTTAGATGTGGTTTGACTTCTACCATCATCTTTTTACTTGCGCCTGAGGAAATCTCTATATGATATTGTTGTACTTATTTACTATTAAGTGCTGCATTGACAAGTTGAATACGACAACAGGGACTGAAGAAAGCATTAGATGGTGGAGCAAACAAGGATGAAGAAGATGTGGAGGGAAGAAGGGCCTTACATTTTGCATGTGGATACGGCGAGGTGCGTGATATGCTGAACTTTTGTCAACTTAAATCAATGATCCAACATTCAGACCAATTGAGTATACCCTTATACTGTAGCATATTTCCACATCTGGCCTTTCCTGTTATGTCACTTGTAAGTTTCAAATTCCATGAGTTGATAAAGAGATATGGTTCAGTTGACTTGTTTCTAGTCATGGTATATCTTATTGCAGCCAATTCAAGCAGTATACTTTGTGATTTGGTAAATTGTTAATTTTTTGAAGATATTTTGTTTACAAGGTCCTTATTAACATTTCCTAGTCCTTAGTTGTTGAATTGTAACTTGGAACATAACAACTTATATACTACTACGAGTTCTCACTTCAAGGCCACCTGTGTTTTATTATTATCTGTAGTATATGT encodes the following:
- the LOC123104376 gene encoding ankyrin repeat domain-containing protein 2A; the encoded protein is MASDQNKDSKSEGLSEAKKGASPTAGAGLPSPFDFSNMSSLLNDPSIREMAEQIASDPVFNQMAEQLQKSAQGTGEQGVPNLDPQAYMETMTQVMQNPQFMSMAERLGNTLMQDPAMSSMLENLTSPAHKEQLEERMSRIKDDPSLKPILDEIERGGPSAMVKYWNDPEILQKIGQAMSLNFPVDAATSTVLSGPQETDEEGEDDDESIVHNTASVGDAEGLKKALDGGANKDEEDVEGRRALHFACGYGELKCAEILLEAGAAVDALDKNKNTPLHYAAGYGRKECVDLLLKHGAAVTLQNLDGKTPIEVAKLNNQDEVVKLLEQDVFL